From a region of the Candidatus Eisenbacteria bacterium genome:
- a CDS encoding O-antigen ligase family protein translates to MSAASPARLREETLPLSFALFLIAQVALLLLVLLAPPAFWVAAAAAAGVLLLLAAPIPVLAGILVLGGALFPFTGYRFRVALGGLSGLLFLLLLADRLRLFARGRLFAERAPLDRPVFALLALVALASLIGITGGATIEQWPLEAFPYLCLAMVPVLARNLGSQSTARIFAVYAAFLFAQSIYAVILFAREGFVRMHTPSFSVHPGLAAVVLLAVAALHEERKWRAWATVALFPMILQLVATLTRGYWTGFLSGAVVVGFFALRTLPRERFRRLARRSLLGTLAVLACVAAGLARWGLLESIEVIWDRLGTFASLGIDASTRVRVIEWGLALRHFAERPILGTGYGFTLEFFHPLYRLREPHWWFVHNSYLLLLLKMGIVGLAAFGWLLASYFRTALAAIRAASGTDKVLLVGFYANIVQLMQMALTNYTFCSPVNLPYMAFLLGATAALAREREARNGRRPGRLGEP, encoded by the coding sequence GTGTCCGCGGCGTCCCCCGCACGGCTTCGCGAAGAGACGCTTCCCCTTTCGTTCGCTCTCTTCCTCATCGCGCAGGTCGCGCTCCTTCTCCTCGTCCTCCTCGCCCCCCCCGCGTTCTGGGTCGCCGCCGCTGCGGCCGCTGGCGTCCTACTCCTGCTTGCGGCGCCGATTCCGGTCCTCGCCGGGATCCTCGTTCTGGGCGGCGCCCTCTTCCCGTTCACCGGCTACCGATTTCGAGTCGCGCTCGGCGGGCTCTCGGGTCTGCTCTTTCTCCTTCTCCTCGCCGACCGCCTGCGCCTCTTCGCCCGCGGGCGTCTCTTCGCGGAACGCGCGCCCCTGGACCGGCCGGTCTTCGCTCTCCTCGCGCTCGTCGCTCTCGCTTCCCTCATCGGGATCACGGGGGGGGCGACGATCGAGCAGTGGCCGCTCGAAGCCTTCCCCTATCTCTGCCTCGCGATGGTGCCGGTCCTTGCACGGAATCTCGGCTCGCAGTCGACGGCGCGCATCTTCGCGGTCTACGCGGCGTTTCTCTTCGCGCAGTCGATCTACGCGGTCATTCTCTTCGCCCGCGAGGGGTTCGTTCGCATGCACACTCCTTCCTTCTCGGTCCACCCGGGTCTCGCGGCGGTGGTCCTGCTCGCCGTCGCCGCCCTTCACGAGGAGAGAAAGTGGAGAGCATGGGCAACAGTCGCTCTCTTCCCGATGATCCTCCAGCTCGTGGCGACCCTGACGCGCGGGTACTGGACCGGGTTTCTCTCGGGGGCAGTCGTCGTCGGGTTTTTCGCCCTGCGCACGCTTCCGCGCGAGCGTTTCCGGCGGCTCGCACGGCGCTCGCTCCTCGGCACCCTCGCGGTGCTCGCCTGCGTCGCCGCCGGGCTTGCCCGCTGGGGCCTACTCGAGTCGATCGAGGTGATCTGGGATCGTCTGGGCACATTCGCCTCTCTCGGCATCGACGCCTCGACTCGCGTGCGCGTGATCGAATGGGGGCTCGCCCTTCGACACTTCGCCGAGCGGCCGATCCTCGGGACCGGCTACGGCTTCACGCTCGAGTTCTTCCATCCCCTCTATCGACTCCGCGAGCCGCATTGGTGGTTCGTTCACAACAGCTACCTGCTCCTCCTTCTCAAGATGGGGATCGTCGGGCTCGCCGCCTTCGGGTGGCTCCTTGCCTCCTACTTCCGGACGGCTCTCGCCGCGATCCGCGCCGCTTCGGGAACCGACAAGGTCCTCCTCGTCGGCTTCTACGCCAACATCGTCCAGCTGATGCAGATGGCCCTCACGAACTATACGTTCTGTTCGCCTGTAAACCTTCCATACATGGCATTTCTCCTCGGCGCGACCGCCGCGCTCGCCCGGGAGCGGGAAGCGAGGAACGGCCGCCGCCCCGGCAGGTTGGGGGAGCCGTGA
- a CDS encoding glycosyltransferase family 2 protein, giving the protein MSAEGILLTAGVVSYDSEECLGACLSSLLGETAPLSAEVIVVDNRSTDGSAALVRERFPSVRLVVEDRNRGYGAACNRIFREGRGSFVLLLNADVELREGCLDPLLAFLRDRTDAGIAGCRLVGRDGKLQRSCSSFPSLSGYLFEAFFLDRLLPRNRIFGKYSLGFMDYREAREVDVLLGAFLLVRRETISALNGMDPRFFMYSEETDFCYRARRAGWRIWYVPEGTAVHLGGRSVARMPERMFVENHRSKILYMRIHHGPFRAGVAGAILFLGAWNRLVLWASLGLVCSPFSPRIRERARSRVAIFRSVVGWHLGFADGARAKKKKEVGAGEAERP; this is encoded by the coding sequence GTGAGCGCGGAAGGGATCCTCCTCACGGCGGGCGTGGTGAGCTACGACTCGGAGGAGTGCCTCGGAGCATGCCTTTCCTCGCTTCTTGGTGAGACCGCCCCCCTTTCCGCCGAGGTGATCGTGGTAGACAACCGGTCCACCGACGGCTCCGCCGCTCTCGTTCGTGAGCGGTTCCCTTCGGTCCGGCTTGTCGTCGAGGATCGAAACCGAGGATACGGAGCGGCGTGCAACCGGATCTTCCGCGAAGGACGCGGGAGCTTCGTCCTTCTACTCAATGCGGACGTGGAGCTTCGGGAAGGGTGCCTCGATCCGCTTCTCGCGTTCCTTCGCGACCGCACCGACGCGGGGATCGCCGGCTGCCGCCTCGTCGGACGGGACGGAAAGCTCCAGCGATCTTGCTCGTCCTTTCCCTCTCTCTCCGGTTATCTCTTCGAGGCGTTCTTCCTCGACCGCCTCCTTCCGCGGAACCGCATCTTCGGGAAATACTCACTCGGCTTCATGGACTACCGCGAGGCGCGCGAGGTCGACGTGCTCCTCGGCGCGTTTCTCCTCGTTCGGAGGGAGACCATCTCCGCGCTGAACGGCATGGATCCGCGCTTCTTCATGTACTCGGAGGAGACCGATTTCTGTTATCGCGCCCGGCGAGCGGGGTGGAGGATCTGGTATGTGCCGGAGGGGACGGCGGTCCACCTCGGGGGGAGAAGCGTCGCGCGCATGCCGGAGAGGATGTTCGTCGAGAACCACAGGAGCAAGATTCTCTACATGCGCATCCACCATGGGCCGTTCCGCGCGGGAGTCGCCGGGGCGATTCTCTTTCTCGGCGCCTGGAACCGTCTCGTCCTCTGGGCGTCGCTTGGCCTCGTGTGCAGCCCCTTCTCGCCGAGGATCCGCGAGCGGGCGCGGTCGCGCGTCGCGATCTTCCGGAGCGTGGTCGGCTGGCACCTGGGCTTCGCGGACGGGGCCCGCGCGAAGAAGAAGAAGGAAGTTGGAGCCGGGGAGGCGGAGCGGCCATGA
- a CDS encoding flippase — protein sequence MEPTKERESVPPADRVAVGGDTLVRNTLLNLAGQVLPLIVGLAVIPYVIRGLGTDRFGVLTLCWVLLGYLGIFQLGLGPAVTKHAAELFGRKDAPALVALLGSSMRLSAVLGIAASAFLGLLAPLLAERVFRVPPNLVGETRTAFLLLSAAMPFLFVAGTARGFLAAAQRFGVVNAVWAATTSLNYLVPAAAVLLGRGLGTVLLVILASRAVAALLLYVSCRRLVGPAARSPRPIRSPIAPLLRFGGWVTVSNATNPILSHLERFLIASFLSVGLLAYYATPYEMIVRAAALPAAFALTLFPAFSFHGPQNRETVLRLFSHSLKWLFLLMVPVTVFFVAFGGALLSLWLGGDFAEKSTLLFRILAVSFFFHAFAYVPLSVVQGFGRPDLKAKLDLFEVPLFALLLFLLLPRAGLEGAALAKLLITLVDVAFLFLFARRLLGFRTASFRGRTTLLLGGAVLAYVALSAMFAAGVRSAPLGIGAWLVATAGYAVVAFRWGANARDREVLRAVALRLRGGGTGR from the coding sequence ATGGAGCCCACCAAGGAGAGAGAGAGCGTGCCGCCTGCGGATCGCGTCGCGGTCGGCGGCGACACGCTCGTGCGGAACACGCTCCTCAACCTCGCCGGGCAGGTCCTTCCCCTCATCGTCGGGCTCGCCGTGATCCCTTACGTGATCCGCGGGCTCGGAACCGACCGCTTCGGCGTGCTGACCCTCTGCTGGGTCTTGCTCGGTTACCTCGGCATCTTCCAGCTCGGCCTCGGACCCGCGGTGACGAAGCACGCCGCTGAGCTGTTCGGCAGGAAAGACGCCCCCGCTCTCGTCGCGCTCCTCGGATCGTCGATGCGGTTGAGCGCGGTGCTCGGCATCGCGGCCTCGGCGTTCCTCGGCCTCCTCGCCCCCCTCCTCGCCGAGCGGGTCTTCCGCGTGCCGCCTAATCTCGTCGGGGAGACGAGGACCGCGTTCCTCCTGCTCTCCGCGGCGATGCCCTTCCTCTTCGTCGCGGGGACGGCACGGGGCTTCCTCGCCGCCGCGCAGCGCTTCGGCGTCGTGAACGCTGTTTGGGCCGCGACGACCTCGCTCAACTACCTGGTCCCCGCCGCCGCCGTTCTTCTCGGGAGGGGGCTCGGGACGGTTCTCCTCGTGATCCTGGCGAGCCGCGCCGTCGCGGCGCTTCTCCTCTACGTGTCCTGCAGGCGTCTCGTCGGTCCGGCCGCGCGCTCCCCACGCCCAATCCGATCTCCGATCGCGCCCCTCCTCCGCTTCGGTGGATGGGTCACGGTGTCCAACGCGACCAATCCGATTCTCTCGCACCTCGAGCGGTTCCTGATCGCGTCGTTCCTCTCGGTCGGGCTCCTCGCCTACTACGCGACGCCGTACGAGATGATCGTGCGGGCGGCGGCTCTCCCCGCCGCGTTCGCGCTCACGCTCTTCCCGGCGTTCAGTTTCCACGGGCCACAGAACCGGGAGACGGTGCTCCGTCTCTTCTCCCATTCGCTCAAGTGGCTCTTCCTCCTCATGGTGCCGGTCACGGTCTTCTTCGTCGCGTTCGGCGGCGCGCTTCTCTCGCTTTGGCTCGGCGGGGACTTCGCGGAGAAGAGCACGCTCCTCTTCCGCATCCTCGCCGTTTCTTTCTTCTTTCACGCCTTTGCTTACGTCCCGCTCTCCGTCGTCCAGGGCTTCGGGAGGCCGGACCTGAAGGCGAAGCTCGATCTCTTCGAGGTCCCTCTCTTCGCTCTTCTTCTCTTTCTTCTTCTCCCGCGCGCGGGGCTTGAGGGCGCGGCCCTCGCGAAGCTCCTCATCACGCTCGTCGACGTCGCCTTCCTCTTTCTCTTCGCGCGGCGTCTTCTTGGTTTTCGGACGGCCTCGTTCCGCGGGAGGACGACCTTGCTCCTCGGCGGGGCGGTCCTCGCGTACGTCGCCCTCTCGGCGATGTTCGCGGCGGGCGTACGTTCCGCTCCGCTCGGCATCGGCGCCTGGCTGGTCGCGACCGCGGGCTACGCGGTCGTCGCATTCCGCTGGGGAGCGAACGCGCGCGACCGCGAGGTGCTCCGCGCGGTCGCGCTCCGGCTGCGCGGCGGGGGGACGGGACGGTGA
- a CDS encoding glycosyltransferase family 4 protein — protein MSERPLRITFVLPCYPRLPVGGFRVVYEHANRLAAKGHRVSLLHARGLPERGPVPRGVPLGRFRRFAADLRDLVSKPRVRWMKVDERVEMLYAPDASERHVPDGEIIVATAWQTAAPVAGYDWRKGVGHYLVQHVEHFLPHGEDPERIARRVEATWRLPLRITAVSRWIAEKIASSGVRADVAVVPPGIDASRFRPFRPLDARPETVAMMYSSAPFKGGQDGIAALRVARSRRPALRAVLFGTEAPPRGLDPWIEYRRSLSEKPLVTLYNDSRVFLCSSLAEGFALPPAEAMACGCAVVSTDCGGNLEYAEHGKTALLSPPRDPGALAANLTALLNDDRLRRALAEEGLRRIAAFDWETSAARLEKRFLDSIEPGA, from the coding sequence GTGAGCGAGCGGCCTCTCCGCATCACGTTCGTTCTCCCTTGTTATCCGCGCCTCCCGGTGGGCGGTTTCCGCGTCGTGTACGAGCACGCGAACCGGCTCGCGGCAAAGGGGCACAGGGTCTCGCTTCTCCACGCGCGGGGTCTTCCCGAACGGGGCCCCGTTCCGCGTGGGGTTCCTCTTGGGCGGTTTCGGCGGTTCGCGGCGGACCTTCGCGACCTCGTCTCGAAGCCGAGAGTCCGCTGGATGAAGGTCGACGAACGGGTGGAGATGCTCTACGCCCCCGACGCATCGGAGAGACACGTGCCTGACGGGGAGATCATCGTCGCAACCGCGTGGCAGACCGCGGCCCCGGTTGCCGGCTACGATTGGCGGAAAGGGGTCGGCCACTATCTCGTACAGCACGTCGAGCACTTCCTGCCGCACGGCGAGGACCCGGAGCGGATCGCGCGCCGCGTCGAAGCGACCTGGAGGCTTCCGCTCCGCATCACGGCGGTCTCGAGGTGGATCGCGGAGAAGATCGCGTCTTCCGGGGTTCGCGCGGATGTGGCGGTGGTCCCCCCGGGCATCGATGCCTCCCGCTTCCGACCCTTCCGCCCCCTCGACGCGAGGCCCGAAACGGTCGCGATGATGTACTCTTCCGCTCCGTTCAAGGGGGGCCAGGACGGGATCGCCGCCCTCCGCGTCGCGCGCTCGAGGCGCCCGGCCCTCCGCGCTGTTCTCTTCGGGACCGAGGCGCCCCCGCGCGGCCTGGACCCTTGGATCGAGTACCGGAGGAGCCTCTCCGAGAAGCCTCTCGTCACGCTCTACAACGACTCGCGCGTCTTCCTGTGCAGCAGCCTGGCCGAGGGGTTCGCCCTTCCCCCCGCCGAGGCGATGGCGTGCGGGTGCGCGGTCGTCTCGACCGACTGCGGCGGAAACCTCGAATACGCAGAGCACGGGAAGACCGCTCTCCTCTCGCCTCCTCGAGACCCTGGGGCGCTTGCCGCGAACCTCACCGCACTCCTCAACGACGACCGCCTCCGCCGCGCCCTCGCCGAGGAGGGCCTTCGCCGCATCGCCGCCTTCGATTGGGAGACGAGCGCCGCGCGGCTCGAAAAGCGCTTCCTCGACTCGATCGAGCCGGGCGCCTAG
- a CDS encoding glycosyltransferase, which yields MEGDAPPRLRDREDPGASPVLPCDGRPRRERRDPLENRGPARCGRGGAAVTETGRAPLRILQICSFVPYPPDSGGKLVAFHHLSGLARKGHRVALLAPLRREGDSRSIAELGRIAKTVGVDVRGEHEIRRVARGLVHGDSIRIARHRFAKVEERLDPLLDSFRPGLVILDSLFTSYLIDPIRRLSPALPVVLLEHNAESLLVRRFFARSGILARIAGRIEVRRIERTERRALLAADRVIALSNEDRREMLPLAPEARIAVVPPGARVYPREVIPLPSRPRSALFLGSFRWPMNRDAALWLARSILPLVRARIPDAEIVLAGEGPTREILALHAPEKGIRVAGRVEDAAAAVRECALSVVPIRAGGGVRLKILEALANERPVVSTTVGCEGLPFRNGETILVADTPEAFADAAVQLLENSALASSIARRGRELVEKNFAWERIIERVEEILYETIERGTGRGA from the coding sequence GTGGAGGGAGATGCGCCCCCGCGGCTTCGAGATCGAGAAGATCCTGGAGCTTCTCCAGTCCTACCGTGCGACGGACGTCCCCGCCGAGAACGGCGCGACCCTCTGGAAAATCGAGGCCCCGCACGGTGCGGACGAGGGGGCGCTGCCGTGACCGAGACCGGGCGGGCTCCGCTCCGTATCCTTCAGATATGTAGCTTTGTCCCCTATCCTCCCGACTCGGGCGGAAAGCTCGTCGCGTTCCACCACCTCTCCGGACTCGCGAGGAAAGGACATCGAGTCGCGCTTCTCGCGCCCCTCCGCCGGGAGGGGGACAGCCGGTCGATCGCGGAGCTTGGGCGGATCGCGAAGACCGTTGGCGTCGACGTCCGGGGGGAGCATGAAATCCGCCGCGTCGCTCGAGGGCTCGTCCACGGTGATTCGATCCGGATCGCGCGGCACCGTTTCGCGAAGGTCGAGGAGAGGCTCGACCCCCTCCTCGACTCCTTCCGGCCGGGCCTCGTAATCCTCGACTCGCTCTTCACCTCCTACCTCATCGATCCGATTCGCCGCCTCTCTCCCGCTCTTCCAGTCGTCCTTCTCGAGCACAACGCGGAGAGCCTCCTCGTCCGGCGCTTCTTCGCCCGTAGCGGGATTCTCGCCAGGATCGCGGGGAGAATCGAGGTCCGCCGGATCGAACGAACGGAGAGGCGAGCGCTCCTTGCCGCGGACCGCGTGATCGCCCTCTCGAACGAGGACCGGCGCGAGATGCTCCCTCTCGCCCCGGAGGCGCGGATCGCTGTCGTTCCCCCGGGAGCGAGGGTCTACCCGCGTGAGGTGATCCCGCTCCCCTCGCGCCCGCGCTCCGCCCTCTTCCTTGGGAGCTTCCGGTGGCCCATGAATCGGGACGCCGCCCTCTGGCTCGCCCGCTCAATCCTTCCCCTCGTGCGCGCGCGAATCCCGGACGCGGAGATCGTCCTCGCCGGAGAGGGCCCGACGCGGGAGATCCTCGCTCTCCACGCGCCGGAGAAGGGGATCCGAGTTGCGGGGCGCGTGGAGGACGCGGCGGCCGCGGTGCGCGAGTGCGCTCTCTCAGTCGTCCCAATCCGCGCGGGCGGGGGAGTTCGCCTCAAGATCCTCGAGGCGCTCGCGAACGAGCGTCCGGTCGTCAGCACGACGGTGGGGTGCGAGGGCCTCCCCTTCCGCAATGGCGAGACGATCCTCGTCGCCGACACGCCCGAGGCGTTCGCGGATGCGGCAGTCCAACTGCTCGAGAACTCCGCGCTCGCCTCCTCGATCGCGCGAAGGGGGAGGGAACTCGTAGAGAAGAACTTCGCCTGGGAACGGATCATCGAGAGGGTCGAGGAGATCCTCTACGAGACGATCGAGCGCGGGACCGGACGCGGAGCTTGA
- a CDS encoding glycosyltransferase gives MRILFLSSRIPHPPDRGDRVRAFHLLETFASEHEVDLLTFTEREMDRPDGKALGALCGRVEEVVLPRSRSVARAFRGLLSRDPLQVHYYKDKAFGERVRALVREDPYDLVFSHLFRVFPYARSVEGAFRLLDLTDVISREVVASAAYRRFPMNRVYRLEGARIRRFEIGACRDAHEIWVISEAEREILAREGVGEKVRVVPNGVEPALLATPLPAGGGKRIGFLGHLEVFHNVDSLSFFCERVLPRIRERVPEARLLIAGRGASPVVNDLARRDGVRFEGFVDDLAAFFARIDLFIAPLRFAAGTQNKVIQAMAAGVPVLVSPEVARGIDGSAEEAFLTASSEEDWVEKAVELLRDGGRARFLGEAGRRFVESRFTWNVARERLRTIERERGGS, from the coding sequence ATGAGAATCCTCTTCCTCTCCTCGCGCATTCCCCATCCGCCCGACCGGGGGGACCGGGTGCGCGCGTTCCACCTCCTCGAGACGTTCGCCTCGGAGCACGAGGTCGATCTTCTCACCTTCACGGAGAGAGAGATGGACCGCCCGGACGGGAAGGCGCTCGGGGCCCTTTGCGGGCGCGTCGAGGAGGTCGTTCTTCCCAGGTCGCGCTCGGTCGCGAGGGCGTTCCGCGGGCTCCTTTCACGCGATCCGCTGCAAGTTCATTACTACAAAGACAAGGCGTTCGGAGAGCGGGTCCGCGCCCTCGTCCGGGAAGATCCCTACGACTTGGTCTTCTCCCATCTCTTCCGGGTCTTCCCGTACGCCCGCTCGGTCGAGGGGGCGTTTCGGCTCCTCGATCTCACCGACGTGATCTCGCGCGAGGTCGTCGCGAGCGCCGCCTACCGCAGGTTTCCGATGAACCGGGTCTACAGGCTGGAGGGGGCGCGCATCCGGCGCTTCGAGATCGGAGCGTGCCGTGACGCCCACGAGATCTGGGTGATCTCGGAGGCCGAGAGAGAGATCCTGGCCCGCGAGGGGGTCGGGGAGAAGGTGCGGGTCGTGCCGAATGGGGTCGAGCCCGCGCTTCTCGCGACGCCTCTCCCGGCCGGGGGTGGGAAGCGGATCGGCTTTCTCGGGCACCTCGAGGTCTTCCACAACGTGGACAGCCTCTCGTTCTTCTGTGAGCGGGTTCTTCCACGGATCCGCGAGAGGGTTCCGGAGGCGCGTCTCCTGATCGCCGGGCGGGGGGCGTCCCCTGTCGTGAACGATCTGGCGCGCCGCGACGGGGTGCGGTTCGAGGGTTTCGTCGACGATCTTGCGGCCTTCTTCGCCCGCATCGACCTCTTCATCGCGCCTCTCCGCTTCGCCGCCGGCACGCAGAACAAGGTGATCCAAGCGATGGCCGCCGGCGTTCCGGTTCTTGTTTCACCGGAGGTCGCGCGCGGGATCGACGGCTCCGCAGAGGAGGCTTTCCTCACGGCCTCTTCGGAGGAGGATTGGGTGGAAAAGGCGGTGGAGCTTCTCCGCGACGGGGGGCGCGCCCGGTTCCTCGGTGAGGCGGGGAGACGGTTCGTCGAGAGTCGCTTCACGTGGAACGTCGCGAGGGAGCGCCTCCGTACGATCGAGCGGGAGCGGGGTGGGTCGTAG
- a CDS encoding pyridoxal 5'-phosphate synthase glutaminase subunit PdxT yields the protein FIRAPRILDVGKNVEVLGTLRGEPVLVRQRNILAAAFHPELTRDPEIHRLFLRLASARS from the coding sequence TCTTCATCCGCGCCCCTCGAATCCTTGATGTCGGAAAGAACGTTGAGGTGCTCGGAACCCTGCGCGGCGAGCCGGTCCTCGTCCGCCAGCGGAACATCCTCGCCGCCGCGTTCCATCCGGAGCTGACACGCGACCCGGAGATCCACCGTCTCTTTCTGAGATTGGCCTCCGCGAGATCTTGA